A single window of Caldicellulosiruptor bescii DSM 6725 DNA harbors:
- a CDS encoding rhamnogalacturonan acetylesterase, with translation MEFKFNFEPVMKSDFINVNRSSIYKSDKKYGFESFRFRVDLPNKNYDVKIVFKNLEVDVAKANVMVFPRRIMLKDLKIKYGEVLQEEFTVNVKDERIVFEIETDGAEVCSIEVKEAQKPIVIYLAGDSTVCDQENLPYAGWGQAFGCFFKKGVSISNHAYSGRSSKSFIEEGRLEQILQTIKEGDYLFIQFGHNDQKDDKRYTVANTTYKIMLKVYIDEARKRGAVPVLVTPVARRHFDENGKIAGSGLHFDYPKAMRELAEEENVFLIDLLQMSSQLYEKLGVEESKKLFVYAKPGEYPQFPEGVEDNTHFNMYGAYEIARLVVEGIKKVDLKLREYLR, from the coding sequence ATGGAATTCAAATTCAATTTTGAACCCGTGATGAAAAGTGATTTTATAAATGTAAACAGAAGTAGTATTTACAAAAGTGACAAGAAATATGGTTTTGAGTCTTTCAGATTCAGAGTGGACTTGCCAAATAAGAATTATGATGTAAAGATTGTGTTTAAAAATCTCGAGGTTGATGTTGCAAAAGCTAATGTTATGGTTTTCCCAAGAAGAATAATGTTAAAGGATTTAAAAATAAAATATGGAGAAGTATTGCAAGAAGAATTTACTGTCAACGTAAAAGATGAAAGAATAGTATTTGAAATTGAAACTGATGGGGCTGAGGTTTGTAGTATAGAAGTTAAAGAGGCCCAAAAACCTATTGTTATTTATCTTGCTGGAGACTCTACTGTTTGCGACCAGGAAAATTTGCCTTATGCCGGCTGGGGTCAGGCGTTTGGCTGCTTTTTCAAAAAAGGAGTTTCTATTTCCAATCATGCTTACTCTGGGAGATCATCTAAAAGTTTTATCGAAGAGGGAAGGTTAGAACAAATTCTTCAGACCATAAAAGAGGGTGATTATCTTTTCATCCAGTTTGGTCACAACGACCAGAAGGATGATAAAAGATATACTGTGGCAAATACTACATATAAGATAATGTTAAAGGTTTATATAGATGAAGCACGAAAAAGAGGAGCTGTACCGGTTTTAGTGACACCTGTTGCACGAAGACATTTTGATGAAAATGGGAAAATTGCTGGTAGCGGACTTCATTTTGATTACCCTAAGGCTATGAGGGAGTTGGCAGAGGAAGAAAATGTTTTTCTGATTGATTTGCTTCAAATGAGTTCCCAGCTTTATGAAAAACTTGGGGTTGAAGAGTCAAAAAAGCTCTTTGTCTATGCAAAGCCGGGTGAATATCCTCAGTTTCCTGAAGGTGTAGAAGACAATACGCACTTTAATATGTATGGTGCTTATGAGATTGCAAGGCTTGTGGTTGAGGGGATAAAGAAAGTAGATTTAAAACTCAGAGAATACCTGAGGTAA
- a CDS encoding AEC family transporter, translating into MLHTFVNAIQGVLVILFVLMLGYFLAKYRWFDSKVSDLFAKVVVNVSLPLYMIVNLTSTFTKNELEHSARGLLIPFLSILLSYSMAVIIARVANVKVHRRGLFAAIFSLSNSIFVGLPMSLALFGDVATPYTLLYYMANTTIWWTLGVYGIIKDNREEKQNVLSIDTLKRIFNPPLIGFLIGVGLVLLQIKLPKFIFDSFKMVGGLTTPLSIFCVGITMYEMGFKNFRLDKDSILVFAGRFLITPFITWLLSHFIPVPKLMRDVFIIMSAMPVMVNSAIISRVYNGDYEFATAMITYSTVFSVVIMPFLMVLIKII; encoded by the coding sequence TTGTTACATACATTTGTCAATGCTATACAGGGTGTACTGGTTATTTTATTTGTCCTGATGCTCGGATATTTTCTTGCAAAGTATAGGTGGTTTGACTCAAAAGTATCAGACCTTTTTGCAAAGGTTGTTGTAAATGTGTCGCTGCCACTTTATATGATAGTAAACCTTACTTCGACCTTTACAAAAAATGAGCTTGAACATTCGGCAAGAGGACTTTTGATTCCATTTTTATCAATCCTGCTTTCTTACAGTATGGCTGTGATAATTGCAAGAGTTGCAAATGTAAAAGTTCACAGAAGAGGTCTTTTTGCTGCAATATTTTCTCTTTCAAATTCGATATTTGTAGGACTTCCTATGTCTCTTGCGCTTTTTGGAGATGTCGCAACACCTTATACTTTGCTTTATTACATGGCTAACACAACAATCTGGTGGACACTTGGTGTATATGGAATTATTAAGGACAACAGAGAAGAAAAACAAAATGTTTTGAGCATAGATACCCTGAAACGTATATTTAACCCGCCTCTGATAGGATTTTTGATAGGAGTTGGTCTTGTACTTTTGCAGATAAAGCTTCCAAAATTTATATTTGATAGCTTTAAAATGGTAGGAGGGCTTACAACCCCCCTTTCCATCTTCTGTGTTGGAATAACAATGTACGAGATGGGATTTAAAAATTTCAGATTAGACAAAGATAGCATTTTAGTATTTGCAGGCAGATTCCTTATTACACCTTTTATCACTTGGCTTCTTTCACATTTTATTCCCGTTCCCAAACTCATGCGAGATGTGTTTATCATAATGTCTGCTATGCCTGTGATGGTAAATTCAGCTATAATCTCAAGAGTATATAATGGTGATTATGAATTCGCTACTGCTATGATTACATATTCTACTGTGTTTTCGGTTGTAATAATGCCATTTTTGATGGTATTAATTAAGATTATTTAG
- a CDS encoding MFS transporter, translated as MQYVLFSGPFRALRHKNYRYYWFGQAISVIGSWMQNMAMQWLALSITNSALLLSIVTACEQVPVMFISLFAGAILDKRQKRRIILLTQSLLLFFAFILFLITYTHTVRYWHLVVLAILRGLVTTFDNPARQSYMITLVGKEDLPNAVGLNSMIFNLARIIGPAVASLVISTAGIEMCFLANAISFVPVIIGVFLIDAKEPQKEENGKSVFSEVVEGLKYVYMNKVLLRAISLVLIMGIFILNFNVLIPVYAKLALGRNETGFGFLMSSMGIGSLMGAFLTATRRKEKINLNLLFKFILSVSIVYIFLGLNKSYAVACVLFVFVGLLAISFNTSANALLQLSSSDDFRARVLSIYFLCNAGTTPIGNLFTGTISQKISPWAGFYIPGLATIALTTMVLITTFKKKNLEKTK; from the coding sequence ATGCAATATGTATTATTTTCAGGACCTTTTAGAGCATTACGGCACAAAAATTACAGATACTACTGGTTTGGGCAGGCAATATCGGTGATTGGCTCATGGATGCAGAACATGGCAATGCAGTGGCTGGCTTTAAGCATTACAAATTCAGCACTGCTTCTTAGTATTGTCACTGCATGTGAACAAGTACCTGTAATGTTTATTTCGCTTTTTGCAGGGGCAATACTTGATAAAAGGCAAAAAAGAAGGATTATTTTGTTAACTCAAAGCCTTCTTCTATTCTTTGCTTTCATTCTATTTTTGATTACATATACTCACACAGTTCGCTACTGGCACTTAGTAGTTTTAGCTATTTTAAGAGGTCTTGTAACAACATTTGATAACCCTGCAAGACAGTCTTATATGATAACTCTCGTTGGAAAAGAAGACCTGCCGAACGCTGTTGGTCTTAACTCTATGATTTTTAATCTTGCAAGAATCATAGGCCCTGCTGTCGCAAGCTTGGTTATATCAACAGCAGGAATTGAAATGTGTTTTTTGGCAAATGCTATAAGTTTTGTGCCAGTTATTATAGGTGTATTTCTGATTGACGCCAAAGAGCCTCAAAAAGAGGAAAATGGTAAAAGCGTTTTTTCAGAGGTGGTTGAAGGGCTCAAGTATGTATATATGAACAAAGTGCTTCTGAGAGCAATATCGCTTGTTTTAATCATGGGCATATTTATTCTCAATTTTAATGTTCTTATTCCTGTGTATGCAAAACTTGCTCTGGGCAGAAATGAAACAGGTTTTGGTTTTTTGATGTCATCGATGGGCATTGGCTCACTGATGGGCGCATTTTTGACAGCTACAAGAAGAAAGGAAAAGATTAATTTAAATCTCCTTTTTAAGTTCATCCTCTCTGTGTCAATAGTTTACATTTTTCTTGGTCTTAACAAAAGCTATGCAGTTGCTTGCGTACTATTTGTGTTTGTAGGGCTTCTTGCAATAAGCTTTAACACAAGCGCAAACGCACTTTTGCAGCTTTCATCAAGTGATGACTTCAGAGCAAGGGTTCTGAGTATCTACTTTCTTTGCAATGCTGGAACAACACCAATTGGAAATCTATTTACAGGAACAATTTCACAAAAAATCTCTCCATGGGCTGGATTTTACATACCTGGCCTTGCTACAATAGCTTTGACCACAATGGTTCTTATCACCACATTTAAGAAAAAGAACCTTGAAAAAACTAAATAA